A stretch of Cytophagales bacterium DNA encodes these proteins:
- a CDS encoding NAD(P)H-dependent oxidoreductase, translated as MKKILAIGASNSRQSINGRFARWAAQRIENTAVELLDLNDFEMPIYSIDRENETGIPQLAHDFKTKIKTADGIVISLAEHNGSYSAGFKNITDWVSRIEKGTWADKPVLLLATSPGQRGGAGVLASANLTFPYQGAHVVGTFSLPSFHQNFEEIHGIKASALAEAFYEQLNHFVTAI; from the coding sequence ATGAAAAAGATCCTCGCCATTGGCGCGAGCAACAGTCGTCAGTCCATTAATGGCCGGTTCGCCCGATGGGCCGCGCAGCGGATTGAAAACACGGCGGTAGAGTTACTCGACCTCAATGATTTCGAAATGCCGATTTACAGCATTGATCGAGAAAATGAAACGGGCATTCCCCAGCTGGCACATGATTTTAAAACCAAAATCAAAACGGCTGATGGCATCGTCATCTCGTTAGCAGAACACAATGGAAGTTACTCCGCCGGTTTTAAGAACATTACCGATTGGGTATCAAGAATAGAAAAAGGAACGTGGGCTGATAAGCCAGTATTATTGTTAGCGACTTCTCCCGGTCAAAGAGGAGGTGCAGGTGTTTTGGCTTCAGCAAACTTGACCTTTCCGTATCAGGGCGCTCATGTTGTAGGAACCTTTTCATTACCCTCTTTTCATCAAAATTTTGAAGAAATACATGGTATTAAAGCTTCAGCCCTGGCTGAAGCTTTCTACGAGCAATTGAATCATTTTGTGACAGCTATTTAA
- a CDS encoding helix-turn-helix domain-containing protein, which yields MPVVLVDISILLNILGFGQALFLCFSLLKSRKVKPENQYLIVLLSAFSFIILNSIFRLSYYQEALAFYQDFSNALLLLVPPSIYLFVATKLKTKALRQPWFHYAPFPAYFGFLIINLFAWGAYSEVKNIVSTACYLLFNVQFVIYIGLSIKKLWGNDHSTGPLKWIKVAVWLIVTPWLMQLIILIIEQVYNTPVSDLISLNLALFFGACAIFLSYMSQTVNSGFVQKEKYETSQLGESELHSNIEKIRQVISDQMLYKDPNFSQQMLASETQLTPRIISLTINQHTGQNFVDFINEYRVAAFKKTIKEDSSKNYTLVAIAEKCGFKSSSAFYAAFKKHAGMTPRQYKSTLE from the coding sequence ATGCCCGTTGTTCTTGTAGACATCAGTATACTACTCAATATCCTTGGTTTTGGACAGGCGCTATTTTTGTGTTTCTCGCTATTGAAAAGCAGGAAAGTCAAGCCGGAGAACCAATATTTGATCGTTCTGCTTTCTGCCTTTTCTTTCATCATCCTTAATTCGATCTTCCGGTTGAGTTACTATCAGGAAGCCCTGGCGTTTTACCAGGATTTTTCTAATGCTTTACTGCTGCTGGTGCCTCCGTCGATTTATTTGTTTGTCGCGACAAAATTGAAAACAAAAGCATTGCGGCAACCTTGGTTTCATTACGCTCCATTTCCGGCTTATTTCGGTTTTCTAATTATCAATCTATTTGCATGGGGAGCGTACAGTGAAGTAAAGAACATCGTCAGTACAGCATGCTACCTTTTGTTTAATGTACAGTTCGTTATATACATTGGTTTGTCCATCAAGAAGCTATGGGGCAATGACCATTCCACGGGACCTCTAAAATGGATCAAAGTGGCCGTGTGGCTCATTGTGACCCCCTGGTTGATGCAACTGATTATTTTGATCATCGAACAAGTTTACAACACGCCTGTTTCGGATTTAATTTCACTGAATCTTGCCCTGTTTTTTGGTGCCTGCGCGATCTTTCTGAGTTACATGAGTCAAACCGTGAATAGTGGGTTTGTGCAAAAAGAGAAATACGAAACTTCTCAATTAGGAGAATCTGAACTACACAGCAACATCGAAAAAATACGTCAGGTCATTTCAGATCAAATGCTGTATAAGGATCCCAATTTCTCACAACAAATGCTCGCGAGCGAAACTCAGCTTACTCCCCGGATCATTTCGTTGACCATTAATCAGCATACAGGTCAAAACTTTGTTGATTTTATCAATGAATATCGGGTAGCTGCATTTAAGAAAACCATCAAAGAAGACTCGTCAAAGAACTATACGCTAGTGGCCATCGCTGAAAAGTGTGGTTTCAAGTCAAGTTCTGCTTTTTACGCCGCCTTTAAAAAACATGCGGGGATGACCCCCAGGCAGTACAAATCAACGCTTGAGTAG
- a CDS encoding MarR family transcriptional regulator, which translates to MMSNYYNAIHQIIRTGHWITDQVSQELKEHDVTEPQFNVLRILKGRKGDPVTVVEIQEQMVQRTSNVTRIIDKLLVKGLVDRQECHSNRRKMDITITEEGRAFLAVLDEKVQTFHEPMKDNLTEKELEQLDHLIQKLKGNTP; encoded by the coding sequence ATGATGTCAAATTATTATAATGCAATACATCAGATCATCAGGACCGGACACTGGATCACGGATCAGGTTTCGCAAGAGCTAAAAGAGCATGACGTTACTGAGCCTCAATTCAATGTTTTGAGGATCCTGAAGGGGCGGAAAGGAGACCCTGTTACTGTGGTAGAAATTCAGGAACAGATGGTGCAGCGGACCAGTAATGTCACACGGATCATTGACAAGCTCCTGGTTAAGGGTTTGGTAGATCGCCAGGAGTGTCATTCCAATCGGAGAAAAATGGATATAACCATTACTGAAGAAGGCAGGGCATTTCTAGCAGTGCTTGATGAAAAAGTACAGACCTTTCATGAGCCAATGAAGGATAACCTTACTGAAAAAGAACTTGAACAATTAGATCATTTAATTCAAAAACTGAAAGGAAATACACCATGA